From a region of the Candidatus Pantoea bituminis genome:
- the lolD gene encoding lipoprotein-releasing ABC transporter ATP-binding protein LolD: MSNSPLLQCRDLCKRYQEGSVQTDVLRNVTFRLQPGELMAIVGSSGSGKSTLLHLLGGLDAPTSGDVVFEGKSLNEMSSSAKAELRNRELGFIYQFHHLLPDFSALENVAMPLLIGKIHKAEAQARAHEMLKAVGLAHRASHRPSELSGGERQRVAIARALVNNPRLVMADEPTGNLDARNADAIFELLGELNVRQGTAFLVVTHDLHLAKRMTRQMEMRDGQLSDQLIFSGAV, from the coding sequence ATGAGTAATTCTCCTTTGTTGCAGTGTCGCGATCTGTGCAAACGCTATCAGGAAGGCAGCGTGCAGACGGATGTGCTGCGCAATGTGACTTTTCGCCTGCAACCGGGCGAACTGATGGCTATTGTTGGCAGCTCCGGTTCAGGCAAAAGTACGCTGCTGCACCTGCTGGGCGGCCTGGATGCGCCCACCTCGGGCGATGTCGTGTTCGAGGGTAAATCACTCAACGAAATGTCGTCGTCGGCCAAAGCTGAACTGCGTAACCGCGAATTAGGGTTTATCTACCAGTTTCACCATCTTCTGCCTGATTTTAGTGCGCTGGAAAACGTTGCGATGCCACTGCTGATTGGCAAAATCCACAAAGCAGAAGCGCAAGCGCGCGCGCATGAAATGCTGAAAGCGGTAGGACTTGCACACCGTGCGAGCCATCGCCCCTCTGAATTATCGGGTGGTGAGCGCCAGCGCGTGGCTATCGCGCGTGCGCTGGTGAATAACCCGCGTCTGGTAATGGCTGACGAACCTACTGGTAACCTTGATGCACGTAACGCTGACGCTATCTTTGAACTGTTGGGCGAACTGAATGTGCGTCAAGGCACAGCCTTTTTGGTGGTGACGCACGATCTCCATTTAGCTAAACGCATGACGCGCCAGATGGAAATGCGTGACGGACAGTTGAGCGATCAACTGATCTTTTCAGGAGCGGTGTAA